In a genomic window of Alcanivorax sp.:
- a CDS encoding FAD-dependent oxidoreductase: protein MTPSANHDLVLVGGGHSHALALRMLAMKPVPGVRITLVSPDVLSAYSGMLPGLIAGHYTLTDTHVDLYRLCIATGTRFICAAVTQICSAERRLTLDDGSTLEYDWLSLDVGATPDLQPVGGGHPDIVPVKPVASFHQRWQQWRDDDSPLAVVGAGAGGTEMALAIAEHQRQTGRHGALSLISGGILLPGYPEPVRRRMQRYLDDYGIQLHEHTRVEKRNDALYANDVPLDATRVLWCTGVRGTRVIADSDLDCDEKGFVRVQTTLQSRSDNRVFAAGDCAAFPDSLPKAGVYAVRQARVLADNLSAAITGQPLQTYRPQKHFLDTLCRRQTGGGQPRWHSVRCRALGVALERPDRPGLYGQVR from the coding sequence GGCCAATCACGATCTGGTACTGGTGGGCGGCGGCCACAGCCATGCGCTGGCCCTGCGCATGCTGGCCATGAAACCGGTACCCGGCGTGCGTATCACCCTGGTATCGCCGGATGTCCTCAGTGCCTATTCAGGCATGTTGCCCGGCCTGATTGCCGGCCACTACACCCTCACCGATACCCATGTGGATCTGTACCGGCTGTGTATCGCCACCGGCACCCGCTTTATCTGCGCCGCGGTGACACAGATCTGCAGCGCCGAACGGCGCCTGACTCTGGACGATGGCAGCACCCTGGAATACGACTGGCTGAGCCTGGATGTAGGCGCCACCCCGGACCTGCAACCAGTGGGCGGCGGGCACCCGGACATCGTACCGGTGAAACCAGTAGCCAGTTTTCACCAGCGCTGGCAGCAATGGCGCGATGACGACAGCCCTTTGGCCGTAGTAGGCGCCGGTGCCGGCGGCACGGAAATGGCGCTGGCCATCGCCGAGCATCAGCGGCAAACGGGTCGCCACGGGGCCTTGTCACTGATCAGCGGCGGCATACTTCTGCCCGGCTACCCGGAACCGGTACGCCGCCGTATGCAACGCTATCTGGATGACTACGGCATCCAGTTGCACGAACACACGCGAGTGGAAAAACGCAACGACGCGCTCTACGCCAACGACGTCCCACTGGATGCCACGCGGGTGCTCTGGTGCACCGGCGTGCGTGGCACCCGGGTAATCGCTGACAGCGATCTGGACTGTGATGAAAAAGGCTTTGTGCGCGTACAAACCACCCTGCAAAGCCGCAGCGACAACCGCGTGTTTGCCGCCGGCGACTGTGCCGCTTTTCCTGACAGCCTGCCCAAGGCCGGCGTCTATGCAGTGCGCCAGGCCAGGGTGCTGGCCGACAATTTAAGCGCCGCCATCACCGGCCAGCCCCTGCAAACCTATCGCCCGCAAAAACATTTTCTCGATACTCTCTGCCGGCGGCAAACAGGCGGTGGCCAGCCGAGGTGGCATTCTGTCCGCTGCCGGGCATTGGGTGTGGCGCTGGAAAGACCGGATCGACCGGGCCTTTATGGACAAGTTCGATAG
- the selD gene encoding selenide, water dikinase SelD, with protein MASRGGILSAAGHWVWRWKDRIDRAFMDKFDSQLPTMSAPPVDTDALHCAGCGAKVGSGALNEALQDLQPHIREGIEAGVDAADDAAIIHWADNKRLVQSLDFFPAFIDEPFLFGRVAALHSLSDLYAMNATPHSALANVTLPWHHPKLQGRDLHRLMAGALKELNAAGCTLVGGHTIEGPQMAAGFTFNGQADPQQLWHKGGARAGDHLLLTKPLGTGVQLAAMMQKGKLHGPWLDTTLEHLLISNRIAQHAMQDIPVHACTDITGFGLLGHLHEICQQSGVTMAIDTDTIPLLPGTLSLIENGVTSTLNDANRQVLMHCDTQHIAESLLTALCDPQTAGGLLFSIPDAAVEQAQERLREAGVKVIEIGKVLVKNTDNSASILLQ; from the coding sequence GTGGCCAGCCGAGGTGGCATTCTGTCCGCTGCCGGGCATTGGGTGTGGCGCTGGAAAGACCGGATCGACCGGGCCTTTATGGACAAGTTCGATAGTCAGCTACCCACCATGTCAGCGCCGCCGGTGGACACGGATGCGCTGCATTGCGCCGGTTGCGGTGCCAAGGTGGGCAGCGGGGCGCTGAACGAGGCCTTGCAGGATTTACAGCCACACATCCGTGAAGGTATCGAGGCTGGTGTGGATGCCGCCGATGACGCGGCCATCATCCACTGGGCCGACAACAAACGGCTGGTGCAAAGTCTGGATTTTTTCCCGGCCTTTATCGACGAACCCTTTTTGTTCGGTCGGGTGGCGGCACTGCATAGCCTCAGCGACCTGTACGCCATGAACGCCACGCCCCACTCCGCTCTGGCCAATGTGACACTGCCCTGGCATCACCCGAAACTGCAGGGCCGGGATCTGCACCGGTTGATGGCCGGCGCGTTGAAAGAACTGAACGCCGCCGGCTGCACCCTGGTGGGCGGCCACACCATCGAAGGTCCGCAAATGGCCGCCGGCTTTACCTTCAATGGTCAGGCTGACCCGCAGCAACTCTGGCACAAGGGCGGCGCCCGGGCCGGCGACCACCTGTTGCTCACCAAGCCGCTGGGCACCGGCGTGCAGCTGGCCGCCATGATGCAGAAAGGCAAACTGCACGGCCCCTGGCTGGATACCACCCTGGAGCATCTGCTGATCAGCAATCGCATCGCCCAACACGCCATGCAGGATATACCGGTGCATGCCTGCACCGATATCACCGGCTTCGGCCTGCTCGGTCATTTGCATGAAATCTGCCAGCAAAGTGGCGTAACCATGGCCATTGATACCGACACCATCCCCCTGCTGCCCGGCACCCTGTCGCTGATTGAAAATGGCGTGACCAGCACCCTCAACGACGCCAACCGTCAGGTGCTGATGCATTGCGATACGCAGCATATTGCGGAATCCCTGCTAACCGCCCTGTGTGACCCGCAAACCGCCGGCGGCCTGCTTTTCAGCATTCCCGACGCCGCTGTTGAACAGGCACAGGAGCGTTTACGTGAAGCCGGCGTAAAGGTGATAGAAATCGGTAAAGTCCTTGTAAAAAATACCGATAATTCGGCATCTATTCTTCTCCAATAG
- a CDS encoding PA2779 family protein codes for MSKRITGILSAALLLFMQVLIVPATQAAMIGNDTVIQQQDRAATKAQVMELMDHKVAAAALSDYGVSKDQVSQRLDRLTDQELQQLAQQAEELPAGQGVLGVILAIILILLILDLLGATNVFPAIDPVN; via the coding sequence ATGAGCAAGCGTATTACCGGTATCCTGAGCGCAGCACTATTGCTGTTCATGCAGGTTCTGATCGTGCCCGCCACCCAGGCAGCCATGATTGGCAACGACACGGTTATCCAGCAACAGGATCGCGCCGCCACGAAGGCGCAGGTGATGGAACTGATGGATCATAAAGTGGCCGCCGCGGCACTGAGTGATTACGGCGTCAGCAAGGACCAGGTAAGCCAGCGACTCGACCGCCTCACTGACCAGGAGCTGCAACAGCTGGCCCAGCAAGCGGAAGAACTGCCTGCCGGTCAGGGTGTGCTGGGTGTGATCCTGGCCATTATCCTGATTCTGCTTATCCTCGACCTGCTGGGTGCCACCAACGTCTTCCCGGCCATCGACCCGGTCAACTGA
- a CDS encoding PA2778 family cysteine peptidase, giving the protein MLLLLFLTGCQSFPPPQSAMVDTEQQLVVPFVPQEKYQCGPAALAMMLQWAGKPVSADSLVDEVWLPEREGSLGIELRAAARSRGLMAYPVENSEALFSELQAGRPVLVLQNLALRRWPQWHFAVVTGYRDQGNTMVLHSGTDAMKTTHWNRFIRTWARADQWGFTLVEPGQLPASAEPDKLFRAISALPNAQAFWPAAVAAFPDSGKLLFGHGNSLWSQGQQQKALGAFRSATRKAPDFAAAWNNRAYAEQALGDDDSARDSICRAHALAPQDKAIRDSVAELTGQSCSSSADAPSADDCCAAN; this is encoded by the coding sequence TTGCTGCTTCTGCTATTCCTCACCGGTTGTCAGAGCTTTCCACCGCCGCAAAGCGCCATGGTGGACACCGAGCAGCAACTGGTGGTGCCCTTCGTGCCCCAGGAAAAATACCAGTGCGGCCCCGCCGCTTTGGCCATGATGCTGCAATGGGCCGGCAAGCCGGTCAGTGCCGACAGCCTGGTGGATGAAGTGTGGCTGCCGGAACGGGAGGGCAGCCTGGGTATCGAATTACGCGCCGCCGCCCGTAGCCGCGGCCTGATGGCTTACCCGGTGGAAAACAGCGAAGCGCTGTTCAGTGAACTGCAGGCGGGCCGACCGGTACTGGTGCTACAGAACCTGGCACTGCGCCGCTGGCCCCAGTGGCACTTTGCCGTGGTCACCGGTTACCGGGACCAGGGCAACACCATGGTGCTGCACAGCGGCACCGATGCCATGAAAACCACCCACTGGAATCGCTTTATCCGCACCTGGGCGCGGGCGGATCAATGGGGCTTTACCCTGGTGGAGCCCGGCCAACTGCCTGCCAGTGCCGAACCGGACAAGCTATTCCGGGCTATTTCCGCCCTGCCCAATGCGCAAGCATTCTGGCCAGCGGCAGTAGCGGCCTTCCCGGACAGCGGCAAACTGCTGTTCGGCCACGGCAACAGCCTGTGGAGCCAGGGCCAGCAGCAGAAAGCCCTGGGCGCCTTCCGCAGCGCCACCCGCAAGGCGCCGGACTTTGCCGCCGCCTGGAACAACCGCGCCTACGCCGAACAGGCCCTGGGGGATGACGACAGCGCCCGCGACAGCATCTGCCGCGCTCATGCCCTGGCGCCCCAGGACAAGGCCATCCGCGACAGCGTGGCGGAGCTTACCGGTCAGTCCTGTTCTTCCTCTGCAGATGCCCCGTCGGCGGACGATTGTTGCGCCGCTAACTGA
- a CDS encoding peptidylprolyl isomerase gives MAMHRWMLAIVLAVAAVGGYAGWQQWGPLPDSVAARVDGDAIPAATLDVFVAAARRSEPDISRESVLKGLVENRLLAAVADAQHDHHGHPERVGYDSATRHEQQRFKLIRTAYADALREAVNDNGMGNSLDSLTAPLALSREALAPMLTLEQALYSTMAEAQQQAAREYVLARYRFADDQPEQTLTLWDLYRRQNIQLKVQMHNLNLDFIREAVKQQLTMAYVFYWFEQQAGLSRTAIAAMDRSIDDALQRETLMHDMGLMQDIHDDNPQLRELAAQVTDAQIADYYAAHQALFTRVERVRARHLRVNSQQQADRVHELIHDGLSFDQAVADYSVALDRDQGGELGWIDRQSRQDHWTRALAFVQPEGVVSPPFRSPDADGEPYWELFLVEEKVTAYQSLDSESVRYRAGRAVAQERLQQRFQSLLAEVTEQASLRINREIL, from the coding sequence ATGGCAATGCACCGATGGATGTTGGCCATTGTGTTGGCAGTCGCCGCCGTGGGCGGCTATGCCGGTTGGCAGCAGTGGGGGCCGTTGCCGGACAGCGTGGCCGCCCGTGTGGATGGCGATGCCATTCCCGCCGCAACCCTGGACGTGTTCGTGGCCGCCGCTCGCCGCAGCGAGCCGGACATCAGCCGGGAAAGCGTGCTCAAGGGGTTGGTGGAAAACCGTCTGCTGGCGGCGGTGGCCGATGCGCAACATGATCACCACGGGCACCCGGAACGGGTGGGCTACGACAGTGCCACCCGCCACGAGCAGCAACGTTTCAAGTTGATTCGCACTGCCTATGCGGATGCCCTGCGCGAAGCGGTTAACGATAACGGGATGGGCAACAGCTTGGACAGCCTGACCGCGCCGCTGGCCCTGTCCCGCGAGGCGCTGGCGCCCATGCTGACTCTGGAGCAGGCGCTGTACAGCACCATGGCCGAAGCCCAGCAACAGGCGGCTCGTGAGTATGTGCTGGCCCGCTATCGTTTTGCCGATGATCAGCCGGAACAGACGTTGACCCTGTGGGACTTGTACCGGCGGCAGAACATCCAGTTGAAGGTACAGATGCATAACCTCAACCTGGATTTTATTCGCGAAGCGGTGAAGCAGCAGCTGACCATGGCCTACGTGTTTTACTGGTTTGAGCAACAGGCCGGCTTGTCCCGCACGGCCATTGCCGCCATGGATCGCAGCATTGATGACGCCCTGCAGCGGGAAACACTGATGCATGACATGGGGCTGATGCAGGATATCCACGACGACAACCCGCAGCTACGTGAACTGGCGGCCCAGGTGACCGATGCGCAGATTGCTGACTACTACGCGGCGCACCAGGCGCTGTTCACGCGGGTCGAGCGGGTGCGCGCGCGACATCTGCGCGTGAACAGTCAGCAGCAGGCGGATCGGGTCCATGAACTGATCCACGATGGCCTGTCATTTGATCAGGCAGTAGCGGATTACTCCGTAGCACTGGACCGGGATCAAGGCGGTGAGCTGGGCTGGATTGATCGGCAATCCCGGCAGGATCACTGGACCCGGGCGCTGGCGTTTGTGCAGCCAGAGGGCGTGGTGTCGCCGCCGTTCCGCAGCCCCGATGCGGATGGCGAGCCCTACTGGGAGCTTTTTCTGGTAGAGGAAAAAGTGACCGCTTACCAGAGCCTGGATAGCGAATCGGTCCGCTACCGTGCAGGTCGGGCGGTGGCTCAGGAACGGTTGCAGCAACGCTTCCAGAGTCTGCTGGCGGAGGTCACCGAGCAGGCTTCGCTGCGAATCAATCGGGAGATCCTGTGA
- a CDS encoding phospholipase: MNKLALCGLLAAAVTTMPAQAFQQITHKRIAIDAVEYMKNHPGTTEYNRLKAWVNAAGYTMEQFAEVIGQGAYDVDDFQDTYLCGAVSGDCVYAPVFNAGSSLVNYTSYWHFQNHTRSSDVHGNDLGGYNYDLLTVWGDIDNMAASWLYGDYLDDGPGGMTGWWWSDDPQYNTYGITEANYRQGSTSSKSMYDDFEEMPFQPIDNLGQYWYSQFLSQPTAQTLGFVLHTTDLLQPHHVWTTSALNHSGWESWVADYYDSENLNDTALVNQALQNFTPLSPSGNDIRPLLTEGGALAYGNGGIVLSSTEHADRVQVGQTVIPNAIAMVVHLLNHAAHQVNP; encoded by the coding sequence ATGAACAAGCTAGCTCTCTGCGGCCTGCTGGCTGCCGCTGTTACCACAATGCCTGCTCAGGCGTTTCAGCAGATCACCCACAAGCGCATTGCCATTGATGCGGTGGAATACATGAAAAACCATCCGGGCACCACCGAGTACAATCGCCTCAAGGCCTGGGTCAACGCGGCCGGCTACACCATGGAGCAGTTCGCCGAGGTGATCGGGCAGGGTGCCTATGACGTGGATGATTTTCAGGACACCTATCTGTGTGGTGCGGTCTCCGGTGATTGCGTCTACGCGCCGGTATTCAACGCCGGTTCTTCATTGGTGAACTACACCTCCTACTGGCACTTCCAGAATCACACCCGCAGTTCCGATGTGCACGGTAATGATCTGGGCGGTTACAACTACGATCTGCTCACGGTCTGGGGCGATATCGACAACATGGCCGCGTCCTGGTTGTACGGCGATTATCTGGATGATGGCCCCGGTGGCATGACCGGCTGGTGGTGGTCGGATGATCCGCAGTACAACACCTACGGTATTACCGAAGCCAACTATCGTCAGGGCAGCACTTCCAGCAAGTCCATGTATGACGATTTCGAGGAAATGCCGTTCCAGCCCATCGATAACCTGGGTCAGTACTGGTACAGCCAGTTCCTCAGCCAGCCCACCGCCCAGACTCTGGGTTTTGTGCTGCACACCACCGACCTGCTGCAGCCCCACCATGTGTGGACCACCTCGGCCCTGAACCACAGCGGCTGGGAATCCTGGGTGGCGGATTACTACGACAGTGAAAATCTGAACGACACCGCTCTGGTGAATCAGGCCCTGCAGAACTTCACCCCGCTGTCGCCCAGCGGTAATGACATTCGCCCGCTGCTCACCGAGGGTGGCGCCCTGGCCTATGGTAATGGTGGCATCGTTCTGTCCAGCACCGAGCACGCGGACCGGGTGCAGGTGGGGCAGACGGTAATCCCCAACGCCATCGCCATGGTGGTGCATCTGCTCAACCACGCCGCGCACCAGGTTAACCCCTGA
- a CDS encoding tRNA/rRNA methyltransferase, producing MDIVFVLVEPARGENIGAAARAIKTMGFNQLRLVRPGDMTAAQWVAHHSNEVLEQARTFDDLGAALTDVDLSIACTARRRLQKDRYVDADQCAALIAAKGDSINRVAIVFGREASGLTGDEVALCDLASSIPLAQPQPSLNLAQAVMVYAWELRKQSPPSTVSSNPDTSTYQHTRDAMRGLLAALEVRQEENLHQWVEELLPLAGERELGLVRQLLRRLQRLDKLAPSPE from the coding sequence ATGGACATCGTGTTTGTACTGGTGGAGCCCGCCCGGGGCGAAAACATCGGCGCCGCCGCCCGCGCCATCAAGACCATGGGATTCAATCAGTTACGCCTGGTGCGCCCCGGTGACATGACCGCGGCCCAGTGGGTGGCCCATCACAGTAACGAGGTACTGGAACAGGCCCGCACCTTCGACGACCTGGGCGCGGCTCTGACGGATGTGGACCTGAGCATTGCCTGCACCGCCCGACGGCGCCTGCAAAAAGACCGCTATGTGGACGCGGACCAGTGCGCCGCACTGATTGCCGCCAAGGGCGACAGCATCAACCGGGTGGCCATCGTGTTCGGTCGCGAAGCCAGCGGACTCACCGGTGATGAAGTGGCCCTCTGTGATCTGGCCAGCAGCATTCCCCTGGCCCAGCCACAGCCGTCACTGAACCTGGCCCAGGCAGTGATGGTCTATGCCTGGGAATTGCGCAAGCAATCACCACCCTCAACCGTCAGCAGCAACCCAGACACCTCCACCTACCAACATACCCGCGATGCCATGCGTGGTTTGCTGGCAGCGCTGGAGGTGAGACAGGAGGAGAACCTGCACCAGTGGGTGGAGGAACTGCTTCCGCTGGCCGGGGAACGGGAACTAGGCCTGGTGAGACAACTGCTGCGCCGCCTGCAACGCCTTGATAAGCTTGCCCCGAGCCCGGAATAA
- the mscK gene encoding mechanosensitive channel MscK yields the protein MDRRLALVLLIFLPALSLAQIGGFSLPGVGDLEKQISESTENSNNGSNTDKKLLERTLELRREVDSNQQTIKELETFARQASTQRARLSAELAEARQQQDNDWADQYKDLSLQALIEKLTSRLDALEKNQSRLAQVNGELTRAQTLPEQAQNVISKAMERMDTIRSRLNEGTDENGEPLSEKQEQGLNIELRALETRIERYNQELAVVDKTQDVARLEQQLLRTEQAVLEAQLDAVQPLIQQRRINQLQDMADAPESSLPESVLDNKRIKAAMAENQALREQLASTSQAVNGLLREAIDTKTQLDKARALSSTVNDQIRLLDGSLLLSRVLYQQQKRLPQTRSDMDLQKNISDARLEQFELEQKIQSLDSSPLPEQEKLKGELTADMERAFTILHRERRELYDQLNQELGRQLAILTRTQLNQEQLNKVSRSLHNIISEQTFWMPSTQSVSLEWLGKLPRHITQQLQDIPWKDLWQGSRELVTGKWGWLVLALIPAVILILLRPRLKKRIDTMNQDVGFLRRDSQLHTPLSLLYTVLISSPAPIALAIIAAGLWRQPSTITTVLGAALAQLALLWLVFEMLYRLLKNGGIAQRHFRWDNEHNQHMRRRLALTGLAIIPMTFIIAFGDQWPAQLSNDRLGLVIMVASLIVVMISLPSVAQSYPGRHYSRTMKGLSTGLCAAAPLILTVLIGIGYYYTSVRLAGHMIYSLYLVVLWILLDAVAVRGLAVAAQRLAYRRAVAQREADQKGSDTSSAASEAVEVEEPQLDLKQVNQQSLRLIRLALIAGIAVLVYWVWADVFHAFSYTENIVLWETADAAGQAGSTSPISLGDVMTALIIGAVTFLLASNLPGLLEVLVLSRMDLRQGTSYATTTLLSYVIVGGGIIITFGALGLSWDKMQWLVAALGVGLGFGLQEIFANFISGIILLFERPIRIGDVITINNLDGTVSRIRIRATTLIDFDRKEILVPNKVFVTERLINWSLSDTVTRIIIKVGFAYGSDLQKCRDILMQAARENKRVLRDPEPVVFFLTFGASTLDHELRVHVNDIGDRLAATDELNRHIDALCKEHDIEIAFSQLDIHIRNGDGDKLCIEGEKKEKSVQQDGKGQAPKANDGEHNETNDPR from the coding sequence ATGGATCGACGTCTGGCCCTTGTTCTGCTCATTTTCCTGCCTGCCCTCAGCCTGGCCCAGATCGGTGGTTTTTCCCTGCCCGGCGTCGGCGATCTGGAAAAGCAGATCAGCGAAAGCACGGAAAACAGTAATAACGGCAGCAATACTGACAAGAAACTTCTGGAGCGCACGCTGGAATTGCGCCGCGAAGTGGACAGCAATCAGCAAACCATCAAGGAGCTGGAAACCTTCGCCCGCCAGGCCTCCACCCAACGCGCCCGCCTGAGCGCAGAACTGGCCGAGGCACGCCAGCAACAGGACAACGACTGGGCTGACCAATACAAGGACCTGTCGCTGCAGGCCCTGATCGAAAAGCTCACCAGTCGGCTGGATGCCCTGGAAAAGAATCAGAGCCGTCTGGCCCAGGTCAACGGCGAGCTGACCCGCGCCCAGACGCTGCCAGAACAGGCCCAGAACGTGATCAGCAAGGCCATGGAGCGCATGGACACTATCCGCTCGCGGCTCAATGAAGGCACCGACGAAAATGGCGAACCGCTCAGCGAGAAACAGGAACAAGGGCTCAACATAGAGCTACGCGCCCTGGAAACCCGCATCGAGCGCTACAACCAGGAACTGGCCGTGGTCGACAAAACACAGGACGTCGCCCGCCTTGAACAACAGTTGCTCCGCACCGAGCAAGCCGTACTGGAAGCCCAACTCGACGCTGTACAACCCCTAATCCAGCAACGCCGGATCAATCAGCTGCAGGATATGGCCGATGCGCCGGAGTCGTCGCTACCGGAGAGCGTACTGGACAATAAGCGTATCAAGGCTGCCATGGCCGAGAACCAGGCCCTGCGCGAGCAGCTTGCCAGCACCAGCCAGGCAGTGAACGGCCTGCTGCGTGAGGCCATCGACACCAAAACCCAACTCGACAAGGCACGCGCCCTGTCCAGCACCGTTAACGACCAGATCCGCCTGCTGGACGGCAGCCTGCTGCTGTCACGGGTGCTCTACCAGCAACAGAAGCGCCTGCCCCAGACTCGGTCAGACATGGACCTGCAAAAAAACATCTCCGATGCCCGTCTGGAACAGTTCGAGCTGGAACAGAAGATCCAGTCTCTGGATAGTTCGCCACTGCCGGAACAGGAAAAACTCAAAGGCGAACTCACTGCGGATATGGAACGTGCCTTTACGATCCTGCACCGGGAACGGCGGGAACTGTACGACCAGCTCAACCAGGAGCTGGGCCGCCAACTGGCCATCCTCACCCGCACCCAGTTGAATCAGGAACAGTTAAACAAGGTGTCCCGCAGCCTGCACAACATCATTTCTGAACAGACTTTCTGGATGCCGAGCACCCAGTCGGTAAGCCTGGAATGGCTGGGCAAACTGCCCCGGCACATTACCCAGCAACTGCAGGACATACCCTGGAAAGATCTCTGGCAAGGCAGCCGTGAGCTGGTGACCGGAAAATGGGGCTGGCTGGTTCTGGCCCTGATCCCCGCGGTTATCCTGATACTGCTGCGACCGCGACTGAAAAAACGTATCGACACCATGAACCAGGATGTGGGTTTCCTGCGCCGCGACAGCCAGCTGCATACGCCATTAAGCCTGCTCTATACCGTGCTGATATCCTCGCCCGCGCCTATCGCGTTGGCGATTATTGCCGCCGGCCTCTGGCGCCAGCCCAGTACCATTACAACCGTGCTGGGGGCCGCCCTCGCCCAGCTCGCGTTGCTCTGGCTGGTGTTTGAAATGCTCTACCGGCTACTGAAAAACGGTGGTATCGCCCAGCGCCATTTCCGCTGGGACAACGAGCATAATCAGCATATGCGTCGCCGCCTGGCCCTCACCGGCCTGGCCATTATTCCCATGACCTTCATCATCGCCTTTGGCGACCAGTGGCCCGCCCAGCTCAGCAACGACCGCCTGGGGCTGGTCATCATGGTCGCCAGCCTGATCGTGGTGATGATCAGCTTGCCCTCAGTGGCACAGAGTTACCCGGGCCGGCATTACAGCCGTACCATGAAGGGCCTGTCCACCGGACTCTGCGCCGCCGCTCCCCTGATCCTGACGGTGCTGATCGGCATCGGCTATTACTACACCTCGGTTCGACTGGCCGGGCACATGATCTACAGCCTCTACCTGGTGGTCCTGTGGATTCTGCTGGATGCCGTCGCCGTGCGGGGGCTGGCCGTGGCTGCCCAGCGACTGGCCTACCGCCGTGCGGTAGCCCAGCGGGAAGCCGACCAGAAAGGCTCGGACACTTCCTCAGCCGCCTCGGAAGCGGTGGAAGTCGAAGAACCGCAGCTGGACCTGAAACAGGTCAACCAGCAATCCCTGCGACTGATCCGCCTGGCACTGATTGCCGGCATCGCGGTGCTGGTTTACTGGGTGTGGGCCGATGTCTTCCATGCCTTCTCCTACACCGAAAACATCGTGCTCTGGGAAACCGCCGATGCCGCCGGCCAGGCCGGTAGCACCTCGCCCATCAGCCTGGGCGATGTAATGACCGCCCTGATCATTGGTGCGGTCACCTTCCTGTTGGCCAGCAACCTGCCCGGCCTGCTGGAAGTGCTGGTGCTGTCACGGATGGACCTGCGCCAGGGCACCAGCTACGCCACCACCACCCTGCTCTCCTACGTGATCGTTGGCGGCGGCATCATCATCACGTTCGGTGCCCTGGGCTTGAGCTGGGACAAGATGCAGTGGCTGGTGGCAGCCCTGGGCGTGGGCCTGGGCTTTGGTCTGCAGGAAATCTTTGCCAACTTCATCTCCGGGATCATCCTGCTGTTCGAACGTCCCATTCGTATCGGCGACGTGATCACCATCAACAATCTGGACGGCACCGTCAGCCGCATCCGCATCCGGGCCACCACCCTGATCGACTTCGACCGCAAGGAGATCCTGGTGCCCAACAAGGTGTTCGTCACCGAACGGCTGATCAACTGGTCCCTGTCCGACACCGTCACGCGCATCATCATCAAGGTGGGCTTCGCCTATGGCTCAGACCTGCAGAAATGCCGCGACATCCTCATGCAGGCCGCCCGGGAAAACAAACGGGTGCTACGCGATCCGGAACCGGTGGTGTTCTTCCTTACCTTCGGCGCCAGCACCCTGGACCACGAACTGCGCGTCCACGTGAATGACATCGGCGACCGCCTGGCCGCCACCGACGAACTCAACCGCCACATCGATGCCCTGTGCAAGGAACACGACATCGAAATCGCCTTCAGCCAGCTGGATATTCATATCCGTAATGGCGACGGCGACAAGCTGTGTATTGAGGGGGAGAAGAAGGAAAAATCAGTACAGCAAGACGGTAAGGGTCAGGCACCAAAAGCCAACGACGGCGAGCACAACGAAACTAACGACCCCCGCTAA
- a CDS encoding TIGR02450 family Trp-rich protein, which yields MNKITPRKLLNSKWTSVKPVKKEKHFLVTEVEFDEEGEVIHCLIEAVISNRSSAIDWKELRDASNWQQGWK from the coding sequence ATGAATAAAATCACTCCCAGAAAGTTGCTTAACAGCAAGTGGACTTCGGTCAAGCCAGTAAAGAAAGAAAAACATTTTCTGGTGACTGAGGTCGAATTTGATGAAGAGGGTGAGGTTATTCACTGCTTGATAGAGGCGGTGATATCAAACCGTTCAAGCGCGATTGATTGGAAAGAACTGAGAGATGCATCGAACTGGCAGCAGGGCTGGAAGTAG
- a CDS encoding demethoxyubiquinone hydroxylase family protein, with protein sequence MKEVERIIRVDHAGERGAIGIYSAQLLVARVLYKDLVKVLEEMLSHEREHYATFNRILKSRGIRHCYGLTVWALGGWGLGIITALLGRNAIWVCTNSIETSVLHHLHWQLSFLELHDAEIHAAVLSIKQDEEEHQEMGETNGRDSIIYKPIFWLVQWSTKFAIWLSAKL encoded by the coding sequence ATGAAAGAAGTTGAAAGGATTATCAGAGTTGATCATGCAGGCGAAAGAGGCGCCATAGGGATCTATAGCGCCCAATTGCTTGTCGCTCGGGTTCTGTACAAAGATTTAGTGAAGGTGCTCGAAGAAATGCTAAGCCATGAGCGCGAGCATTACGCTACTTTCAATCGGATCCTTAAATCACGAGGCATCCGCCACTGCTACGGACTGACTGTATGGGCATTAGGGGGTTGGGGGCTAGGAATAATTACAGCCCTTTTAGGCCGTAATGCTATCTGGGTCTGTACAAACTCAATAGAAACATCGGTGCTGCATCATTTGCATTGGCAATTGTCGTTCTTGGAGCTTCATGATGCTGAAATACATGCTGCTGTTTTGAGCATCAAACAAGACGAAGAAGAGCACCAAGAGATGGGGGAGACAAATGGTAGGGATTCTATTATCTACAAGCCAATTTTCTGGCTTGTTCAGTGGTCAACGAAGTTCGCTATTTGGCTTTCGGCCAAGCTTTAA